The following coding sequences are from one Streptomyces angustmyceticus window:
- a CDS encoding ABC transporter permease, translating to MTGPALRAARLSPADVLRTGAEGLRSRRARVVLSALGIAIGIATMVAVVGLSTSSRADLLDRLDRLGTNLLTAEAGKNALGQDVKLPKSAVAMVERIGPVQHATATGSVNARVRRSDVVPEELASGVTVQAARPDLLDALNARTSQGSWLNRASERLPTVVLGSIAADRLGITEPGAKILLNDRWFVVTGILAPVELVPTLDRIALVGFPSAERYLGFDGHPTTVFERSTDASVEAVQGVLARTVNPGDETAVKVSRPSDALAAKAATDKGLTTLMLGLGTVALLVGGVGVANTMVISVLERRAEIGLRRALGATRGAIRLQFLTESLLLSALGGTAGAVLGSVATFAFARTQGWIAVVPPWSLAGGLGATLVIGVVAGLYPAVRASRLHPTTALSAS from the coding sequence ATGACCGGCCCCGCGCTCCGGGCGGCCCGGCTCTCGCCGGCCGATGTGCTGCGGACCGGCGCCGAGGGCCTGCGCAGCCGCCGCGCCCGCGTCGTCCTGTCCGCCCTGGGCATCGCGATCGGCATCGCCACGATGGTCGCGGTCGTCGGACTGTCCACGTCCAGCCGCGCCGACCTGCTCGACCGGCTGGACCGGCTGGGCACCAATCTGCTCACCGCCGAGGCGGGCAAGAACGCCCTCGGCCAGGACGTGAAGCTCCCCAAGAGCGCGGTGGCGATGGTCGAGCGGATCGGCCCGGTCCAGCACGCCACCGCCACCGGCTCCGTCAACGCCCGGGTGCGCCGCAGCGATGTCGTACCGGAGGAGCTGGCATCGGGGGTCACGGTCCAGGCGGCCCGCCCCGACCTGCTCGACGCCCTCAATGCCCGTACCAGCCAAGGGAGCTGGCTGAACCGCGCCAGTGAACGGCTGCCCACCGTCGTGCTGGGGTCCATCGCCGCGGACCGCCTCGGCATCACCGAGCCCGGCGCCAAGATCCTGCTGAACGACCGGTGGTTCGTGGTGACCGGCATCCTCGCGCCCGTCGAGCTCGTGCCGACCCTGGACCGCATCGCCCTGGTCGGATTCCCGTCCGCCGAACGCTACTTGGGCTTCGACGGCCACCCGACCACCGTCTTCGAGCGGTCCACGGACGCCTCGGTGGAGGCGGTCCAGGGGGTCCTGGCCCGTACGGTCAACCCCGGCGACGAGACCGCGGTGAAGGTCTCCCGCCCCTCCGACGCCCTGGCGGCCAAGGCCGCCACCGACAAGGGGCTGACGACGCTGATGCTGGGGCTGGGCACCGTGGCGCTGCTCGTCGGCGGGGTGGGCGTGGCCAACACCATGGTCATCTCGGTACTGGAGCGCCGGGCGGAAATCGGACTGCGGCGTGCCCTGGGCGCGACCCGAGGCGCGATCCGTCTCCAGTTCCTCACCGAATCCCTGCTGCTGTCGGCGCTCGGCGGCACCGCCGGCGCGGTGCTGGGCTCCGTCGCCACGTTCGCCTTCGCCCGCACACAGGGGTGGATCGCCGTGGTCCCGCCCTGGTCGCTGGCCGGCGGTCTGGGCGCCACGCTCGTGATCGGTGTCGTCGCCGGTCTGTATCCGGCCGTACGCGCCTCCCGCCTGCACCCCACCACCGCCCTCAGCGCAAGCTGA
- a CDS encoding aminopeptidase P family protein, translating into MTSRTPQLHTGSHDLPVPDALAAFMTGGWAATAPLPDEPPAPDLARFAGRRDRLAARFPGERLLVPAGELKVRSHDCDHRFRPHSAYAWLTGLTGEDQPGHVLVLEPDGEAVLYLRPRPPRDEGGAFYRDRRHGEFWVGRRPDLAEAERRTGLRCAHLDDLDRRRGPGRDAARDTELACALSELRLVKDDWEVAQLQQAVAHTTAGFEDVVRALPAALRHPRGERWIEGVFQLRARAEGNGTGYETIAAAGAHACVLHWTRNDGPLDPRQLLLLDAGVETDALYTADLTRTLPLSGRFSPVQRRVYELVLAAQDAGIAALKPGASFRDFHRACSGVLAEGLADWGVLRVPAREALAADSGLYRRYTLCSSGHMLGLDVHDCARARAAQYLDGVLAEGQVLTVEPGLYLQPDDETLPPELRGIGVRVEDDLVITADGARLMSSALPRTADAVEEWMDGLLAGRP; encoded by the coding sequence ATGACCTCGCGCACCCCCCAACTCCACACCGGCAGCCATGACTTGCCGGTGCCCGACGCCCTCGCCGCCTTCATGACCGGCGGGTGGGCCGCCACCGCCCCGCTCCCCGACGAGCCCCCCGCGCCGGACCTCGCCCGGTTCGCCGGCCGCCGGGACCGGCTCGCCGCGCGCTTCCCGGGCGAGCGACTCCTCGTCCCGGCCGGTGAGTTGAAGGTCCGCTCCCACGACTGCGACCACCGCTTCCGCCCGCACAGCGCCTACGCCTGGCTGACCGGCCTCACCGGCGAGGACCAGCCGGGGCACGTCCTGGTGCTGGAGCCGGACGGCGAGGCGGTGCTGTACCTGCGGCCGCGGCCGCCGCGGGACGAGGGCGGCGCCTTCTACCGGGACCGCCGGCACGGCGAGTTCTGGGTGGGCCGCCGCCCCGATCTCGCGGAGGCCGAGCGGCGCACCGGCCTGCGCTGCGCACACCTGGACGACCTCGACCGCCGCCGCGGGCCAGGCCGGGACGCCGCCCGGGACACCGAACTCGCCTGCGCGCTCAGCGAGTTGCGGCTGGTCAAGGACGACTGGGAGGTGGCCCAGCTCCAGCAGGCCGTCGCGCACACCACCGCCGGCTTCGAGGACGTCGTCCGCGCCCTTCCCGCCGCCCTGCGCCACCCGCGCGGCGAACGCTGGATCGAGGGGGTCTTCCAACTGCGCGCCCGTGCCGAGGGCAACGGCACCGGGTACGAGACCATCGCCGCCGCCGGCGCCCATGCCTGTGTGCTCCACTGGACCCGCAACGACGGGCCGCTGGACCCGCGACAGTTGCTGCTGCTGGACGCGGGGGTGGAGACCGACGCGCTGTACACCGCCGACCTCACCCGCACCCTGCCGCTGTCCGGGCGCTTCTCCCCCGTCCAGCGCCGGGTGTACGAGCTGGTGCTCGCCGCGCAGGACGCGGGGATCGCCGCCCTCAAGCCGGGAGCGAGCTTCCGCGACTTCCACCGGGCGTGCAGCGGCGTCCTGGCCGAGGGGCTGGCCGACTGGGGCGTCCTGCGCGTCCCGGCGCGCGAGGCGCTCGCCGCGGACAGCGGCCTGTACCGGCGCTACACGCTGTGCAGTTCGGGCCATATGCTCGGCCTCGACGTGCACGACTGCGCCCGGGCCCGCGCCGCGCAGTACCTCGACGGCGTTCTCGCGGAAGGGCAGGTCCTGACGGTCGAACCGGGGCTCTACCTCCAGCCCGACGACGAGACGCTGCCGCCCGAACTGCGCGGCATCGGGGTGCGCGTCGAGGACGACCTGGTGATCACCGCGGACGGCGCCCGGCTGATGTCGTCGGCGCTGCCGCGCACCGCCGACGCGGTGGAGGAGTGGATGGACGGGCTCCTCGCCGGACGCCCCTGA
- a CDS encoding glycoside hydrolase family 65 protein gives MPRPWAWSYEGYDPAAEGLRESLCTLGNGYFATRGAASELPAGPAHYPGTYAAGCYNRLTSLVAGRPVENEDMVNLPNWLPLRYRICPADAAPGPWLSPDHPHLTEHRQTLDLRHGTLTRWSVYEDEAGHRLTVEQCRLVHMGEPHLAALRTCFASDGWAGTVEVESGIDGAVRNAGVARYRELEDQHLTGWETGTELPDTVWLSCRTLDSDIRIALAARTRASSGRGGAPLPQLTALRAFHTLVLPVVPGSPAVVEKTVALFTSRDPAIESPRHAAVDCVALAPHFRQLRASHRRAWENLWRQAKLEVPGEAGGILRLHLFHVLQTLSPHTAELDVGVPARGLHGEAYRGHVFWDELFVLPFLNLHLPQVSRALLDYRYRRLPAACHAAMEAGRTGAMYPWQSAGDGREETQQLHLNPRSGHWLPDYSRLQHHVGSAIAYNVWQYGQASGDTEFLHTRGAEMLLQIARFWAASATWDAGLGRYRIRGVVGPDEYHDAYPDAAGPGVDDNAYTNVTAAWVLTRALELCRTMPEANRRQLDERLQLDPEEPERWEDITHRLHVPYHRGVISQFAGYGDLAELDWHGYRHRYGDIRRLDRILEAEGDTVNRYQASKQADVLMLGYLFSPAELAAVFRRLGHPLDDDIWHATVDHYLHRTSHGSTLSALVHAWVLARVHRPDAWTFCEEALAGDVADVQGGTTAEGIHLGAMAGTLDFVQRGMTGLETRDRALWLDPAPLPELSKFGVRIRFRRHWDIDLRIRAEQVRIAVPASENAAVRVRLRDRAFSLPPGTSRRLDLPGD, from the coding sequence ATGCCGCGCCCCTGGGCCTGGTCGTACGAGGGCTACGACCCGGCGGCGGAGGGGCTGCGCGAGTCGCTCTGCACACTCGGCAACGGCTACTTCGCCACCCGCGGCGCGGCGTCCGAGCTGCCGGCCGGGCCCGCGCACTACCCCGGCACCTACGCCGCCGGCTGCTACAACCGGCTCACTTCGCTCGTGGCGGGCCGCCCGGTCGAGAACGAGGACATGGTCAACCTGCCCAACTGGCTGCCGCTGCGCTACCGGATCTGCCCCGCCGACGCGGCCCCCGGCCCCTGGCTCTCCCCCGACCACCCGCACCTGACGGAGCACCGGCAGACCCTGGACCTGCGGCACGGCACCCTGACCCGCTGGTCGGTCTACGAGGACGAGGCAGGACACCGGCTGACCGTGGAGCAGTGCCGCCTGGTGCACATGGGAGAGCCCCATCTGGCGGCGCTGCGCACCTGCTTCGCCTCCGACGGGTGGGCGGGCACCGTGGAGGTGGAGTCGGGGATCGACGGCGCGGTGCGCAATGCCGGGGTCGCGCGCTACCGGGAGCTGGAGGACCAGCATCTGACGGGGTGGGAGACCGGGACCGAGCTGCCGGACACGGTGTGGCTGAGCTGCCGCACCCTCGACTCGGACATCCGGATCGCGCTGGCCGCACGCACCCGCGCCTCCTCCGGCCGGGGCGGTGCGCCGCTGCCGCAGCTCACCGCGCTGCGGGCGTTCCACACCCTGGTGCTGCCCGTCGTCCCCGGCTCCCCCGCCGTCGTCGAGAAGACCGTGGCCCTGTTCACCTCCCGCGACCCGGCGATCGAGAGCCCGCGGCACGCGGCGGTGGACTGTGTGGCCCTGGCCCCGCACTTCCGGCAGTTGCGGGCCTCGCACCGCCGTGCCTGGGAGAACCTGTGGCGGCAGGCCAAGCTGGAGGTCCCCGGGGAGGCCGGCGGCATCCTGCGGCTGCACCTCTTCCACGTCCTGCAGACCCTCTCGCCGCACACCGCCGAGCTGGACGTCGGGGTGCCGGCGCGGGGCCTGCACGGCGAGGCGTACCGCGGGCACGTCTTCTGGGACGAGCTGTTCGTGCTGCCGTTCTTGAACCTGCACCTCCCGCAGGTCTCCCGGGCGCTGCTCGACTACCGCTACCGGCGGCTGCCCGCCGCCTGCCACGCGGCGATGGAGGCGGGCCGCACCGGTGCGATGTATCCGTGGCAGAGCGCCGGCGACGGCCGGGAGGAGACCCAGCAGCTCCACCTCAACCCGCGCTCGGGGCACTGGCTGCCCGACTACTCCCGGCTTCAGCACCACGTCGGATCGGCGATCGCGTACAACGTGTGGCAGTACGGACAGGCCAGCGGCGACACGGAGTTCCTGCACACCAGGGGCGCGGAGATGCTGCTGCAGATCGCCCGCTTCTGGGCCGCGTCCGCGACCTGGGACGCCGGCCTGGGCCGGTACCGCATCCGCGGGGTCGTCGGACCCGACGAGTACCACGACGCCTATCCGGACGCCGCCGGGCCGGGGGTGGACGACAACGCCTACACCAACGTCACGGCGGCCTGGGTGCTGACGCGGGCCCTGGAGCTCTGCCGCACGATGCCCGAGGCGAACCGGCGGCAGCTGGACGAACGCCTCCAGCTCGACCCGGAGGAGCCCGAGCGCTGGGAGGACATCACGCACCGGCTCCATGTGCCCTACCACCGCGGGGTGATCAGCCAGTTCGCCGGCTACGGGGACCTCGCCGAACTCGACTGGCACGGCTACCGGCACCGCTACGGCGACATCCGCCGGCTGGACCGGATCCTGGAGGCGGAGGGCGACACGGTCAACCGCTACCAGGCCTCCAAGCAGGCCGATGTGCTGATGCTGGGCTACCTCTTCTCGCCGGCGGAACTCGCCGCGGTCTTCCGCCGGCTCGGCCACCCCCTCGACGACGACATCTGGCACGCCACCGTCGACCACTACCTGCACCGCACCAGCCACGGATCGACGCTCAGCGCCCTGGTCCACGCCTGGGTCCTGGCCCGCGTCCACCGGCCCGACGCCTGGACGTTCTGCGAGGAGGCGCTGGCCGGGGACGTGGCGGACGTGCAGGGCGGCACCACCGCGGAGGGCATCCACCTGGGCGCGATGGCCGGGACCCTGGACTTCGTCCAGCGGGGCATGACCGGCCTGGAGACCCGCGACCGGGCGCTGTGGCTCGATCCCGCGCCGCTGCCGGAGCTGTCGAAGTTCGGGGTCCGCATCCGCTTCCGGCGCCACTGGGACATCGATCTGCGCATCCGCGCCGAGCAGGTACGGATCGCGGTCCCGGCCTCCGAGAACGCCGCGGTGCGGGTCAGGCTGCGCGACCGCGCGTTCTCCCTCCCGCCCGGTACCTCCCGCCGGCTCGATCTGCCCGGGGACTGA
- a CDS encoding universal stress protein, with the protein MEHPLTVGTDGSDAAFRSLDWAADEAARHGLPLRIVHASRWERYEGTSSAPDQERPGEQVLAENIVASAAAHARRRHAGLAVSGEVLADDAVTALLNEALHASVLVLGSRGLGEITGLLLGSVSLTVAARARCPVIVVRGDPAGLAGTHERILLGLTDPAAEKAAVRFALREAEARRCTLDAVCAWRRTASDPQPSADGHRDPEERAAELLDAALAEATTAHPEVRVRRSLVEGPAHKVLVHRAAAADLLVVAAQRRQGHFGAQPGRVAHTALCHADCPVAVVPQHAGPAPRTPD; encoded by the coding sequence ATGGAGCATCCGCTGACCGTCGGCACCGATGGGTCGGATGCCGCGTTCCGGTCGCTGGACTGGGCGGCGGACGAGGCGGCGCGCCACGGGCTGCCGCTGCGGATCGTCCATGCCTCCCGCTGGGAGCGCTACGAGGGCACCTCGTCGGCCCCGGACCAGGAACGCCCCGGCGAGCAGGTGCTCGCCGAGAACATCGTGGCGTCCGCCGCCGCACACGCCCGCCGCCGGCACGCCGGCCTGGCGGTCTCGGGCGAGGTGCTGGCCGATGACGCGGTCACCGCCCTGCTGAACGAGGCCCTGCACGCCTCGGTGCTGGTCCTGGGGTCGCGGGGGCTCGGGGAGATCACCGGCCTGCTGCTGGGGTCGGTCAGCCTGACGGTCGCCGCCCGCGCCCGCTGCCCGGTGATCGTGGTACGCGGCGACCCGGCCGGGCTCGCGGGCACCCATGAGCGCATCCTGCTGGGCCTCACCGACCCGGCCGCCGAAAAGGCCGCCGTCCGCTTCGCCCTCCGCGAGGCGGAGGCCCGCCGGTGCACGCTGGACGCGGTGTGCGCCTGGCGCCGCACGGCATCCGACCCGCAGCCCTCCGCCGACGGCCACCGCGACCCCGAGGAGCGGGCGGCGGAGCTGCTCGACGCGGCGCTGGCGGAGGCGACCACGGCGCACCCGGAGGTGCGGGTGCGCCGCTCCCTGGTAGAGGGCCCGGCGCACAAGGTCCTGGTGCACCGCGCGGCCGCCGCCGACCTGCTGGTGGTCGCCGCCCAGCGCCGCCAGGGACACTTCGGCGCCCAGCCCGGCCGGGTGGCGCACACCGCGCTCTGCCACGCCGACTGCCCCGTGGCGGTGGTCCCCCAGCACGCCGGGCCCGCGCCGCGCACCCCTGACTGA
- a CDS encoding ABC transporter ATP-binding protein, with the protein MTQPPTDRTTPPDVIELRDATKTYPGGVDALRGVDLRVAQGELAAIVGPSGSGKSTLLHLLGTLDRATSGEVRVAGYDVSRLSDAQLSALRARHIGFVFQHFHLAPGRSAQDNVADGLLYGGTTLRERRARALAALEDVGLGHRVGHLAHQLSGGEKQRVAIARALVGEPDLLLADEPTGALDTASGELVMDLIRGLHAAGTTVCVITHDNEIAESLPRRIRFRDGAIVADSGAAPGPAGSPAAHTEEVSR; encoded by the coding sequence ATGACCCAGCCCCCGACCGACCGGACCACGCCCCCGGACGTGATCGAACTCCGGGACGCCACCAAGACCTACCCCGGCGGCGTCGACGCCCTGCGGGGCGTCGACCTGCGGGTGGCGCAAGGAGAGCTGGCCGCCATCGTCGGCCCCTCCGGCTCCGGTAAGTCCACCCTGCTCCATCTGCTCGGCACCCTCGACCGGGCCACCTCGGGCGAGGTCAGGGTGGCCGGATACGACGTGAGCCGGCTGTCCGACGCCCAGCTCTCCGCGCTGCGTGCCCGGCACATCGGCTTCGTCTTCCAGCACTTCCACCTCGCCCCCGGCCGCAGCGCCCAGGACAATGTCGCGGACGGCCTGCTCTACGGCGGTACGACGCTGCGCGAGCGCCGTGCCCGGGCCCTCGCCGCCCTGGAGGACGTGGGCCTCGGACACCGGGTCGGCCACCTCGCCCACCAGCTCTCGGGCGGCGAGAAGCAGCGGGTGGCCATTGCCCGCGCGCTGGTCGGCGAGCCGGATCTGCTGCTCGCGGACGAGCCGACCGGCGCCCTGGACACCGCCTCCGGGGAGCTGGTCATGGACCTCATCCGCGGACTGCACGCCGCCGGTACCACCGTCTGCGTGATCACCCACGACAACGAGATCGCGGAGTCGCTGCCCCGCCGGATCCGCTTTCGCGACGGCGCGATCGTCGCCGACTCCGGCGCGGCCCCCGGCCCGGCCGGCTCCCCCGCGGCGCACACCGAGGAGGTGTCCCGATGA
- a CDS encoding collagenase produces MSQPRVPRGILLAATLAAALALPAVQAAQAAPPPAAAPQRTPAAQPGHRPAAPAANPLDHAQRLATAPKSGADPAPAPRALVDRGRIPGPQTKPTGPPQGPGPEVAPCTLDGITGLNPEQFADFLADPAVTADDCLRTLVWTWDRRLIPVMSDAHVQAVARRITGLAAAHDGKNSSHLYEMFTYLHAVAYQDFSHDEIDTTDAPTVDAVRRAVGAFGTAARTFDVTRANADTLREALYAASAPGLRQHQLDLIQRVLATLDPSHPATHKDPAWGNAALAALSVNYLGVYPGNKDTAFQYAAAADPAYRAAFKAFAGYTHLKGTPNAWAARDALGEYGRFGQIGSLKTRIVTDLGALLPITVRNFGDGSEPWAKVAGWLIFFDACKPYAVCKDDIEARIFPRTYSYDNGAIRVRTALDRAVVDQLYYASKQVKAQFHRVLGTTEPLAGDPNTTLTIVLYASRADYEVYHPLLTGMDTNNGGVYIEQGATFYTYQRRVPQDSSLTLEELFRHEYVHYLNGRFAVPGSFGEGPWYEGDRTTAMDEGSAEFFDGSTRDNGIAVRRSLVRDIIADTAGGAPRMSVNAFLHATYDHDGFRFYSYAGTFFEFLWRDHPAMLQEMYRHLRADDPAGFDSWRNRMGADAGLQQQYDAFLDAQIAVVDSLYVPDTRFTPNGSLKLATPDEVRTAFAGATANTPVCKDEGDRGYGRFTCTGRITANLADSGDPGRVFKDMSETVDYFILDRTGPAANNFTDMNCSFGPTDIWSSGRAGSADYRCEGPLRR; encoded by the coding sequence GTGTCCCAACCCCGTGTGCCGCGCGGAATCCTGCTGGCCGCGACCCTCGCGGCCGCCCTCGCGCTGCCGGCCGTCCAGGCCGCCCAGGCGGCGCCCCCTCCGGCGGCCGCCCCGCAGCGGACCCCGGCGGCGCAGCCGGGGCACCGGCCCGCCGCCCCCGCGGCCAACCCCCTCGACCATGCCCAACGCCTCGCCACCGCCCCGAAGTCCGGCGCCGACCCCGCCCCGGCGCCCCGCGCCCTGGTCGACAGAGGCCGCATACCGGGCCCGCAGACCAAGCCCACGGGCCCGCCGCAGGGGCCCGGACCCGAGGTCGCCCCGTGCACGCTCGACGGCATCACCGGCCTGAACCCCGAACAGTTCGCGGACTTCCTCGCCGACCCGGCCGTCACGGCCGACGACTGCCTGCGCACCCTCGTGTGGACCTGGGACCGGCGGCTGATCCCGGTGATGTCCGACGCGCACGTCCAGGCCGTGGCCCGTCGCATCACCGGCCTCGCCGCCGCCCATGACGGCAAGAACAGCAGCCATCTGTACGAGATGTTCACGTACTTGCACGCGGTGGCCTACCAGGACTTCTCGCACGACGAGATCGACACCACCGACGCGCCCACCGTCGACGCCGTGCGCCGCGCCGTCGGGGCGTTCGGCACCGCGGCCCGCACCTTCGACGTCACCCGGGCCAACGCCGACACCCTGCGCGAGGCCCTGTACGCCGCGAGCGCCCCGGGCCTGCGGCAGCACCAACTCGACCTGATCCAGCGGGTCCTGGCCACCCTCGACCCGTCCCACCCCGCCACCCACAAGGACCCGGCCTGGGGCAATGCAGCCCTCGCCGCGCTGTCCGTCAACTACCTGGGCGTCTACCCCGGCAACAAGGACACCGCCTTCCAGTACGCGGCCGCCGCCGACCCCGCCTACCGCGCCGCCTTCAAGGCGTTCGCCGGATACACCCACCTCAAGGGGACGCCCAACGCCTGGGCCGCGCGCGACGCGCTCGGGGAGTACGGCCGCTTCGGCCAGATCGGCTCCCTCAAGACCCGCATCGTCACCGACCTCGGCGCCCTCCTCCCCATCACCGTGCGCAACTTCGGCGACGGCAGCGAACCCTGGGCCAAGGTCGCCGGCTGGCTCATCTTCTTCGACGCCTGCAAGCCGTACGCGGTGTGCAAGGACGACATCGAAGCCCGGATCTTCCCGCGCACCTACTCCTACGACAACGGCGCCATCAGGGTCCGCACCGCCCTCGACCGCGCCGTCGTCGACCAGCTCTACTACGCGTCGAAGCAGGTCAAGGCGCAGTTCCACCGAGTGCTCGGCACCACCGAACCGCTGGCCGGCGACCCCAACACCACCCTCACCATCGTCCTGTACGCCTCCCGCGCCGACTACGAGGTCTACCACCCGCTGCTCACCGGCATGGACACCAACAACGGCGGCGTCTACATCGAGCAGGGCGCGACCTTCTACACCTACCAGCGCCGCGTCCCCCAGGACTCCAGCCTCACCCTCGAAGAGCTCTTCCGGCACGAGTACGTCCACTACCTCAACGGCCGCTTCGCCGTCCCCGGTTCCTTCGGCGAAGGCCCCTGGTACGAGGGCGACCGCACCACCGCCATGGACGAGGGCAGCGCCGAGTTCTTCGACGGCTCGACCCGCGACAACGGCATCGCCGTCCGCCGGTCACTGGTCCGCGACATCATCGCCGACACCGCGGGCGGCGCACCCCGGATGTCCGTCAACGCGTTCCTGCACGCGACCTACGACCACGACGGCTTCCGCTTCTACTCCTACGCCGGCACGTTCTTCGAGTTCCTGTGGCGCGACCACCCCGCCATGCTCCAGGAGATGTACCGCCACCTGCGCGCCGACGACCCGGCCGGGTTCGACTCCTGGCGCAACCGCATGGGCGCCGACGCGGGGCTGCAGCAGCAGTACGACGCCTTCCTCGACGCCCAGATCGCCGTCGTCGACAGCCTCTACGTACCGGACACGAGGTTCACGCCCAACGGCTCCCTGAAGCTCGCCACCCCCGACGAGGTCCGCACCGCCTTCGCCGGGGCCACCGCCAACACCCCCGTCTGCAAGGACGAGGGCGACCGGGGCTACGGCCGGTTCACCTGCACCGGCCGGATCACCGCCAACCTCGCCGACTCCGGCGACCCCGGCCGGGTCTTCAAGGACATGTCCGAGACCGTCGACTACTTCATCCTCGACCGCACCGGCCCCGCGGCGAACAACTTCACCGACATGAACTGCTCCTTCGGCCCCACCGACATCTGGTCCTCGGGCCGGGCCGGCAGCGCGGACTACCGCTGCGAGGGCCCCCTGCGGCGCTGA
- a CDS encoding peptidoglycan-binding protein translates to MSAAARRRRPLVALAAAVTATAATAGVMLLTETGEGGSADGRRQKSPPSTTEITRTDLVQSKTVDGRLDYAQRRVVKSAVDGTVTKAAEPGRIVSLGQRLYERDARPVVLLYGPTPMFRAMKAGDRGPDVLQLERNLRDLGFGSRLYVDVRFDEATAAAVEAWQKSLGIDDADGRIGKGDIVFQRGPVRVVAADAALADAIGPEKPVLTVASTKPVVRASLDQADRALATMGTKVEVALPSGATARGKVSGTVTPEDSGSAEGGAGTGSGDASANGGVEVEITLDGGTELGPKDKQGTLSVKFVSESRKDVLTVPVEAVVALREGGYGLEVVRGSGTHLVRVETGLTADGRIEVSGAGLAEGMKVGAAEQ, encoded by the coding sequence GTGAGCGCCGCAGCAAGGCGCCGCCGCCCGCTCGTCGCACTGGCCGCGGCGGTCACCGCGACCGCCGCGACGGCCGGTGTCATGCTCCTCACCGAGACCGGCGAGGGCGGCTCGGCCGACGGCCGACGCCAGAAGTCGCCGCCCTCGACGACCGAGATCACCCGGACCGACCTCGTCCAGAGCAAGACCGTGGACGGACGCCTGGACTACGCACAGCGCCGGGTGGTGAAATCCGCCGTGGACGGCACGGTCACCAAGGCCGCGGAGCCGGGGCGGATCGTCTCGCTCGGGCAGCGCCTCTACGAGCGCGACGCCCGGCCGGTGGTCCTCCTCTACGGTCCGACACCGATGTTCCGCGCGATGAAGGCCGGAGACCGCGGCCCGGACGTGCTCCAGTTGGAGCGCAACCTCCGTGACCTGGGCTTCGGCTCCCGGCTGTATGTGGATGTCCGCTTCGACGAGGCGACCGCGGCCGCCGTCGAGGCGTGGCAGAAGTCCCTCGGGATCGACGATGCCGACGGCCGGATCGGCAAGGGGGACATCGTCTTCCAGCGCGGTCCCGTGCGCGTGGTGGCCGCCGACGCCGCCCTGGCCGATGCGATCGGCCCGGAGAAGCCGGTGCTGACGGTCGCCTCCACCAAGCCGGTCGTACGGGCCTCCCTCGACCAGGCCGACCGGGCGCTGGCCACCATGGGCACCAAGGTGGAGGTCGCGCTGCCCAGCGGAGCCACCGCACGCGGCAAGGTCAGCGGGACGGTCACCCCCGAGGACTCCGGGTCCGCTGAGGGCGGGGCCGGCACCGGCTCCGGTGACGCGTCCGCCAACGGTGGCGTCGAGGTCGAGATCACGCTCGACGGCGGCACCGAGCTCGGCCCGAAGGACAAACAGGGCACGCTGAGCGTGAAGTTCGTCAGCGAGAGCCGCAAGGACGTGCTGACGGTGCCGGTCGAAGCGGTCGTCGCGCTGCGCGAGGGCGGCTACGGGCTGGAGGTGGTCCGGGGCAGCGGGACGCACCTGGTGCGGGTCGAGACCGGTCTGACGGCCGACGGCCGCATCGAGGTCAGCGGCGCCGGACTGGCCGAGGGCATGAAGGTCGGAGCGGCCGAGCAATGA
- a CDS encoding HAD family hydrolase, translating to MSGTPSLAACLHSLRAVVLDTDGVIIDSAPAHAAAWKGAFDPCLAAAGGQRPFDPVDDYLRHVDGRSRQDGAAAFLRARGLDLPPGTPDDAPGTDTVGAVAARKDELFTASLRTTAVPTWPGTLRLLRVLGDAGVPCAAVSASRHATGLLSAAGVLGLFAAVVDGNEAQRLGLPGKPDPALFLEAARRLGVPAEDTAVVEDALAGVEAGRRGGFGLVVGVDRTAGPYSATALRRRGADVVVADPGELLTPGEEE from the coding sequence ATGAGCGGCACGCCGTCCCTGGCCGCCTGCCTGCACTCGCTGCGGGCCGTGGTCCTCGACACCGACGGGGTCATCATCGACTCCGCGCCGGCGCATGCCGCCGCCTGGAAGGGCGCCTTCGACCCGTGCCTGGCGGCCGCGGGCGGGCAGCGCCCCTTCGACCCGGTGGACGACTACCTGCGCCATGTCGACGGCCGGTCCCGGCAGGACGGGGCCGCCGCGTTCCTGCGTGCACGGGGCCTCGACCTGCCGCCCGGCACACCGGACGACGCGCCGGGCACGGACACCGTCGGGGCCGTCGCGGCCCGCAAGGACGAGCTGTTCACCGCGAGCCTGCGGACCACCGCCGTCCCCACCTGGCCCGGCACCCTGCGCCTGCTGCGGGTGCTGGGGGACGCGGGAGTGCCGTGCGCCGCCGTCTCGGCGTCCCGCCACGCCACCGGGCTGCTGTCCGCGGCCGGGGTGCTCGGGCTGTTCGCGGCCGTGGTGGACGGCAACGAGGCACAGCGGCTCGGCCTGCCCGGCAAGCCGGACCCGGCGCTCTTCCTGGAGGCGGCCCGGCGGCTCGGTGTCCCGGCCGAGGACACCGCCGTGGTGGAGGACGCGCTCGCCGGCGTCGAGGCGGGCCGGCGCGGCGGATTCGGCCTGGTGGTGGGCGTGGACCGGACGGCGGGACCGTACAGCGCCACCGCCCTGCGACGCCGCGGCGCCGATGTGGTCGTGGCCGACCCCGGCGAGCTGCTGACGCCCGGGGAGGAGGAGTGA